A region of the Pelecanus crispus isolate bPelCri1 chromosome 1, bPelCri1.pri, whole genome shotgun sequence genome:
CGACAGCTAAAACACCAGGCAGACCCTGGCCATTGCCAGGAAAAAGCCCACCCTTGcttgctctttgctttctggGTCGGGCTCAacagacttaaaaataattggTTCATTTTGAGATTTGGGGAGAAACAGCTTTTTGACCAGGCCGCCGGATGGTGCGTGAGCCTTCCTTTCGATCCCACTGGCTGGCtagtttctttctgcagaaaataactCTTAGCACTACCTCTTATGGTTTTGACTTTCTACGTGGCGTCTACGGCTGTATTTCCTTGACTCAGAAGGGCTTTGCTTTGGCAGATGACCCCTCGCTCCCCTAATCGCGCCggccctctcctcctccagagcCGCCGCGGCCCTTACGAGCCGCAGGCTCTTCGCCGCCTTTGCCAAGGAGGTAACGGGAGGCCCCCGGGCCGCCCGGTGCTCCCCGACACCACCACAGGGCAGAGCTCCCGGGAAGGCGAGGGGGGCGTCGCGCCTCCCCGGGCGCCGTGGCTgcggccggcccccgcccctGCTGCGCTCCCCTGAGGCGCCCCGCCGTTCCCCCGCCTcgcccgccggggcggcggcggcggccctcCGTGGCCTCCCTGTCAGAGGAAATCGCCCAGGGCAGCGGGGTGCGGGGCCTGGCCGGCGGTGCCCTGCCGTACCGCGGCGCTGGGGCGGTGCGGCGCTGACAGGTGGCCGCACCCCTTCCCGCTCCGTCCCGGTAGCTGCGGGACGAGGCCAGGGGTCGGCACTGCCCGAACcgagaggaggagaggaacgAGGAGGAGGGGCGGGCAGCCCGACCCCGTCCTAAATCATGGGGCTGAACGGGCAATGTGAGTagcagccccgcggcggcgggacTGAGGCGGGAGGCGCGGAgggcgccggggctgccgcccggggctgccggcccctCGCTGCCGCCTTGCGGCTCCTCAGGTGGGTGCCCCGGCGCCGCTCCCGGGCCGGCCGGGCGAGCCGAGGCCCCTccggccgcggggagggggcgggcggcggggtgGTCCCCACGGCGTCCcctgaggggagccggggcggggggccggtaCTTGGCCTTGCGGCTGGGCCCCTGGCCAGCGTCTGGAAATGGGCGGACGCCCGGCATTTAAGGTTGGAGGAGGTTAAGCTCGAATCTTAAAtcgattttctttttttttttctttcccccctgtTAAAGTTCTGCTGTCTACGGGTGCGTGTTTATTAGCGAGGTGTGGCAGCGTGGGGATTTTAAGTCAGCTAAGcacaagcaaacaagcaaaaaaactgCGCTTGCATTTAGCGCTTTAGCTGCTGCCAAGGGGCAAGCGAGCACTtgagggagaaaggaaatgggGAGCTGCCGTGAGGTGGGACTGCTAATCgtcttttcctcctgctttggTGTCTTAAGTGCCCTGCCACACCGCCATCCAGGACCTTTAATGTTCATAATAATCTAATCGTTCCTCACCGAGATTCAAGGGCTGGAGTACAGCTGTGCTTCAGTTATTAAGGGTGACTGGGTCAGAGAGGGCCACTTGCTACTTCTCTTGCTATTATAAAGAAGGGGAGTTCAGGTGATAGTACTGCTCAGCGTTAGCTTTACCAGTCTGCCTTCTCTGCAGTGTTTCGttaggctttttgtttttaaagctagGTAGAATGCAGGAATAACCACATGCACAAATACAGGATAGGGCGTAGCTAGAGAGGAAAaatctttacagaaaaaaagatctggTCTTTATGGTGGATTATAAATGGAACCTGAGTCGATAAAGTCTACTCctagaaaaaaagtcagactTCCTTCTGGGATGAATAACCAGAAGCAGAGCCTCCAGGATGTGTGTGTCAGACTAGGGTGTCGTTCTGCAGTAAAAGGCGCAGACCAATTGGGCGGAATtcaggggagagaggagggaccTGCAAAACACGGCTGGAGGAGCACAAGGGAACAATTTGGCCTTATTCTAGAGAAGGGGTAGTGCAGATATCCTAACATTTATGAAAGGCAGTTCCAAGAAGGAAAGGAATATCTTCTTGAGTGTAAACTGTTGTAGGGAAGATTTAGGCTAGGTAATACACAGTATTTTCTAGCAGGTTGGCTAAGTGAACATATTGGATATTTTTGAACATTGGTTGTGTTGAACTTGATTTGCAGGactatgaaacaaaaaaatttcctttttcactttaaCAGACTGTTATGTTCAAGGACATGTTTCTTTACAGCGCAGGAAGTATCTCGTGACatcaaaacatcagtgtttcaCAATTGTAATGTGATATTTCCTCGTTTAGAGTCATAAATTAGGTAGTGCATTTCTTCTAGATCAGGAATGCATGTTAGCATTTctgatgaggaggaagaggagataTCCAATATGGAATTGATTTATATTTCTTCATAGTCAGGAAAATTGTGAATCCTGTTGTTTTTGTAGTGTGTAGATGCGCTGATAATACAGTCCATGGAAACTGTGATATAACTGAGAGAAGGTGAAACAGTCACTCTAGTCGTGTTTGAATGCAGTCAGACCTCATAGTGTGAATGAGATTGTTTGCGTcttcttcagttatttttaccCAGCGTGTCAAACGGGTGGATGGAGGGAGTTCCCTGTATGGTCAGTGTTTTAAACCATTCCTGTAGTGTCTGCCTGTCACAGAAAATTGGAAGTAACTGCATACTACCTGTATAGTATACTACCAGGTACTACTATCTGGTACTTACTTTTCAGAGTCAAAGTCCTACTAGGATGAAGTTGAACTTCATGTTTCTTCGGGGTATTATGTGTGTGGATTGAGGGGAATCTTGGGGGGAGTTTTCTGCTTGAAGATCAAGTTTTAGAAACAAAAGGGGATGTCAGAGATGGGAATGTAAATACTCTATTGCCACGTATCTGATGGCTGTGGTTAACGcagtatataaaaaataaaatagccagTTTGTGTAGCATTGCCAGAGAAAATACAAGATTTTGTGTGTTGCTATGAAAACATCTTTATGTctctgtggtttgttttctttcttcctgcctgcccccccccccccgccccccgccctcctTGGCAGACCTTGTGAGATTAGCAGGGCTCCTGTTGACAGCGTTGGCTGCTTGGTACTTGGGATACTTACTCACTGTATGTCTACCCAAAGAGACAATAAAAACATCTATTGCTAATCTTCAAGCCATTGGAAAGAAACCAGTGTTGAAGGGTGTGTagttgtatttaattttttttttccttatactATATTTAATGTTGTGTATTTACATGGTAAATGACAAATGGCTTGTTAgctaataaattatttgatatGTGCTATTATAAGAATGAATTTGTGTAGAGCTAATTAATTAGTGCAAGTCTGAACTATTTCTTAGATACTATCTTTGAAGAAACATAATGTCAGCCTGTATTTGCTGGTATGCAAATATAATTAATTGAATAGTATCGTAAGGACACCTTATTTGTTTACCAGCATATAAGCACAAAGCTGCAGCTTTGGTTCTATCACATGTATTTTGCAGTTACGGTAAACTGTTGAATCACTAACCAAACTTTGTGATTGaattctcattatttctttcctctaaGCTGACTGGGTGGCTTAATACgtacatttttctcattctatGACTATGTTATTGTGTGAAAAAGGTGGTTATCATTctcattaaaatgcaaatgataACCATTAACTTTGAGGTATTGGTAGGAATCCTTCATCCCTCTAGCCCTTGTTTCCTGTTATATGAAATAGCTCAAAATAATTACTCTAGATTCAAATCAGATCATACTACATGAGGCATTTTTCCCTAGGTAAGCTTGCTCTTGGTCCCAGCAGCTGTTTGAAAGTCTTGATAATGATAACTTAAAGCCCAGGCAAATCTGTGATAATGTTGCCATGATACTGGAAAACTGGCAGGATGGGCTTCTGTGTATCCATGTTTGAGCTTAGCATGTTGACATTGATTCTTTCCATGTAGAAATTGTTTATGCGGCatccaagaaaacattttctcatctttgttGTTGTAGCCCCAGTCCCAAAAAGGCAGAAGTGTGATCACTGGTCCCCCTGCTCACCTGGGAACTACGCCTATCGGATTCTTACTGGTGGTGGCAAAGGAAAGCTGGCGAAAATTTGTTTTGAGGATGAGCTGTGAGTACCAGTCTAACTTTAAAAGCAAGTGCTTTGTAGTGTGAAGAAGGCTGTTTCATTTTGGTTCACCAGCAGCAAGTAAGCTCCTACCAGGGGAGTCCTATTTTGGTGATAAACTTCAGGATACATCTGATAGCATTTaactcttccccttcccccccccccccgccttgtttttttaaaatacctaatctcaggttttcttccttcctctacATAAGCTGCATTCAACTGTTAGTTTCAAGTAcgaattttaattttcatggtGCGAGATACCCAGTTGAATGTATGTTGAATGGTCAACACCTGAAAGTCAAGTTCTTTCATGGTTTTTCAAACCAGACAGGTAGAGTGACTTCAAAACCTTGCAATGATCTTTTGTGTAGATATAGTCCACATAGAATACTGccacaaaaccacattttatcttattttttttctactttatctTTCTGGCTACATTTGTATGAAGTACTTTCTTGATCTGGCTCATTTTGAAAGACTCATTGTGCATCGCTAAAGGAAACTGACTGAGATAatgtgaaagatttttaaacCATAGCTCTTGTTTGCTGCAAAGTCTTGTATTAAATAACCGAAGAAAACATGAACGTCAGAAGGTAACTTAGCATTGGTAAATATAACTTTGGATCAGAGCTTCTGGATGGATGCATTCTAGtgatactgtatttattttgattctAGGCTTACAAGCGAAGAGAAGGGTAATGTTGGAAGAGGTATAAACATTGCCATTGTGAATTGtaagtaagaggaaaaaaaatgttagagaCACACATACCTTTGTACTGCAATAATTTACAAAgggctagggtttttttttgtttggtttggggtttttttactagcTAGTatagaaggaaagggaaaggcaaaAATTGCAAATTTGATTCATGTTAAAcgtaagaaaaacaaatctgtttgAGAGAAATAGTCTTCTGGATAAACAAAAGAAACGTGTTCATAATCAGtataagaaatagaaaatgtgtACGTAGAAGCGgtatatgtgtattttattaGATAAAAGAACTGCTTCTTATGTAACATAGCAAAAATATCTGTGATCTCCAGCAGTAAGACTCAACTTTCAGGTTTAGTCCTTCGTAAAAGGTATCTACTGCTCAACTGATATGGGGCAAGCAGTAACTGAGAATTCCAGTTCTGCCCCAAGGTACAACCAAGGTACAAATTCCTTTTCCAGACTTGGTCAGTGGACAGAAAGACAAACTCAAAGCTTGATTAATATTAAACTGTCGTTATACATCTCTGCTTATAGTAGGAGCTATTGGAAAGCAGAAGGTGCAGTTTATTCCAGATCTGGAGGCACCATTTTAATTTAGATGAATGGGAATGGTGAAGAAGTGCAGAGTATTCAATAATGGAtccagagaaaaatgaatgcCTAAatgttttgggggaggggaagaaagggagtTCAGATGCACAGTCAAGTTGGCTTTGATCACAAAACACTTATATTCCAGGGTTTTTTGTCTCAGTATTGCTAAGCAAGATCTTGACCTTGTCTAAACTTGCACAATTTTATTGAAGTCACTGGGTTAAATTACCATAGACATGAACCTGttccaaaattttttttcccccagttaaCTActgcgggttttttttccagtaaggaATCATAAAAACTTCACTGGTTATAATAGgtaaacagttaaaaatgagTTTTCAGCATACATCTGTAGAATAGAGGGTAAATACTCATCTTGAATGCATAAGCAAGATCATAGCAAATAGGGTAGGGAACTAGGATTGTCTTTGCATCTGACATtagtgaggaaaaagaagtgataTATcaaattttacacatttttaaacagccATTTCCTTCATCACACATATAGTCATTTTAGCTACACTTTCATCTCCATCTGCAGGTAAATCTGTCTATTATCTTGAACAACTTTGAAGTGAGACATATTTTCTACATGTCCTCTAATTAGATCAGTCAAGCTGACTCTGCTCAGTAAGTTTCCTATGGCATCACACTTGTATTTTATTCCATAATGATaactctttcttctctgaacaAATATGGTCTTTTGTGAGAAGGAAGACAGCACTATTAAACCCAAGCTAATAACacacagggagagaaagaattTTGTGGATATCTGCCGTCCTCACTACagccttttccatttttttgtgaTCTCTGCTCAGAAGCAGCCCAGTTCTAGAATGCTGTTCTACCACTGACAGATTATTTGCCACCTTTTCCCCTCATCAGCATGATAAACTTGCCATTTAGAGTCCTATGTTCAGAAGCATTTGCCTTCGTGATTTGACCGTATATGgaccaaaaacaaaccagaaaggaATCAGAAACTGCTGGATCTTCTCACTAGAAATGAGCTGATGCACTCTAAATGGAAAAGACCCTCCCACGTAGCAGGGATCCAAGCAGGGTCTTGGATAACAAAAATCAATTAACTCAGTGGGCAGGTATTTAGaaatttgaaaagtatttgcATTTGTACATGTCTTGCTTAAACAAAGATAGCCATCTAAACAGCAGCATAATTAATGATGAATATTGACCAAAATGTTTTGGAATTACTAATTGTTTGCATGCCCAATTTCTGATATGGTAATGATGAATGTTGAGTTTCTGTCCACTGACATTCAAATGGTATGAAAGCTTGCACATCTGAAACACCGTAGAGGATACTATTAAGCTCATTCAAATAGTCCTAGGCTTAACCAATTTTCCTGTTTATGGTTATGACCTAGTGTAGTATTTATAGATAGAAAAACATGGAAGCACACTGTAAATGGAAttccttctttaaaataaaaagtaataaaaatgttttagtcACATTTGATGATTCAGAGACTACACGAAACAAAATACTCTCCCCAAATCTTAAACTTAACGTTACTCCATGTTTCTTCCAATTTAAAAacttaaacaaaagaaaacagaagaaaattcagaatacACAGAATTAGAGATGCCTAGCTTTAGCTGAAAATACTGTATATGCTGATTGAATTTAATCATTTTTGCACATATttacacaactttttttttttttaattacagataaaacaggaaaagttacatcagcaaaatattttgacatgtGGGAAGGAGGTAAGGAAAAGAGTACAACAGAGCTTTTGTTAGTGTTTTAATGTTAAGAAAGGACTTATAATTATCCTGCTCTTTCAAATGATTATCATTGCATTATCGACAGGGATCAGCTAGAAACAAACAGCTATTGTCTTCATAAAATATGCTCTGGCCAAACCTGATGACAAATTTTGcctgaaaagctgaatttctcCTGTTGGTTGAGATAGtcaattatcttttttttaattgtcttgcctttttttttttttttattgtcaaattgccattttttaattatcttttttttttccctctattaTTTCAGTCTGGTAGGAATAACACTTAACTAGGTACCATATCCAGATACTTCACTCAGCAAAATTCCTTATCCTGACATATTTTGTTCTATTTGAGTTGTAAAATCATCATAAGAAATATGTTAGTCTGCCTCTTAACATCCTTCCATGT
Encoded here:
- the FAM3B gene encoding protein FAM3B codes for the protein MGLNGQYLVRLAGLLLTALAAWYLGYLLTVCLPKETIKTSIANLQAIGKKPVLKAPVPKRQKCDHWSPCSPGNYAYRILTGGGKGKLAKICFEDELLTSEEKGNVGRGINIAIVNYKTGKVTSAKYFDMWEGDHSGDMVTFIKNAPEGSLLLMATHDDGSTRLKDDAKKLIEELGSKEIWNMKFRSSWAFIAAKGFKMPDNIQKEKINHSDKNNNRYSGWPAEIQIEGCIPRNLT